One Scylla paramamosain isolate STU-SP2022 chromosome 6, ASM3559412v1, whole genome shotgun sequence DNA segment encodes these proteins:
- the LOC135101541 gene encoding mucin-2-like isoform X2: protein MVLSQPTTFALELIPIRPISVPHFLYRMWRLTATLLLASLASASPRAGFGYLPPKRDCETVTSVVYDTSVQTSVVVQTVNQVDTRYVKTTVHIQQVVPTTLYRTQVQTQIQYQTSVIHQTTVRYVDRVVTQTVTSPPRQEVRYITTTRVVPQVRYVTQTQVQTQVVPVEITRTQIQTVVQPVVNYQTQVVQQTRYATVPGPTTVRTRVQTVVQTSLVRQQQPANTRYVTSTSVRQVVQTSVVRGQDVIRTSVVQRQQVIPFTSINTRYENAYATREQVVTRTNVVTQTQVITQVVPQEVVRTQVVPTIIYTTIYRTQVQPFTRVQTVVQTQYVTPYPVYQTREVTRTSVVQVSGPDRVITQQVVQTQQQQSIVYQTVNRPQQVTVTTTVTGTCGQTGYNYDPPAVPFNIRG, encoded by the coding sequence GATGTGGCGTTTGACGGCGACACTGCTGCTGGCCTCCCTGGCCTCCGCTTCGCCAAGAGCAGGTTTTGGTTATCTCCCACCCAAACGAGACTGCGAGACGGTCACCTCTGTTGTGTACGACACCAGCGTTCAAACTTCAGTAGTGGTTCAGACCGTCAATCAGGTGGACACAAGATACGTTAAAACAACCGTGCATATACAGCAAGTTGTTCCCACCACGCTATACAGGACTCAGGTCCAAACTCAGATCCAATACCAGACCAGCGTTATCCATCAGACCACGGTTCGATACGTGGACCGAGTGGTGACCCAGACCGTAACAAGCCCTCCCCGTCAGGAGGTTCGTTACATCACCACGACCCGCGTGGTGCCCCAGGTCCGTTACGTAACCCAGACACAAGTACAGACACAGGTTGTACCTGTCGAGATCACCCGCACACAGATTCAGACCGTCGTCCAACCTGTTGTCAACTACCAGACGCAAGTGGTGCAGCAAACCCGTTACGCCACCGTCCCTGGCCCCACAACAGTCCGCACCCGCGTGCAGACCGTGGTCCAGACCTCACTGGTCCGCCAACAGCAGCCCGCCAACACCCGCTACGTCACCTCCACCAGCGTGCGCCAGGTGGTCCAGACCAGCGTCGTCCGGGGCCAGGATGTGATCCGCACCAGCGTGGTCCAGCGCCAGCAGGTCATCCCCTTCACCTCCATCAACACCCGTTACGAAAATGCTTACGCCACCCGCGAGCAGGTCGTCACCCGCACCAACGTCGTCACTCAGACTCAAGTTATTACGCAGGTCGTTCCTCAAGAGGTGGTGAGGACCCAAGTGGTGCCCACCATTATCTATACCACCATCTACAGGACCCAGGTGCAGCCCTTCACCCGGGTGCAGACTGTGGTGCAGACCCAGTATGTCACCCCATACCCTGTCTACCAGACCAGGGAGGTGACGCGCACCTCTGTGGTGCAGGTGTCCGGCCCGGACCGCGTCATCACCCAGCAGGTGGTGCAGACTCAGCAACAGCAAAGCATCGTCTACCAAACTGTCAACCGACCCCAGCAGGTCACCGTCACCACGACCGTCACAGGCACTTGTGGACAAACAGGATATAACTACGACCCTCCTGCCGTTCCCTTCAACATCAGGGGATAA